From one Eucalyptus grandis isolate ANBG69807.140 chromosome 9, ASM1654582v1, whole genome shotgun sequence genomic stretch:
- the LOC104418147 gene encoding RING-H2 finger protein ATL78 has translation MTPSTSSSHESLFRDLYFSRRLLLHGPLHQTPNMATPPSSGIHEESPNDNSFDSNVVMVLSVLLCALICSLGLNSIIRCALRCSSLVSSEANGHNASARLANTGVKKKALKTFPVVNYSSELKLPGLDAECIICLSEFATNDRVRILPKCQHGFHVRCIDKWLNSHSSCPTCRHCLIETCQKIVGCGSAQASTSAPSPSPPTPAIQITLAPLEPEGPVRNYRGVS, from the coding sequence ATGACTCCTTCTACTTCCTCTTCCCATGAGTCTCTCTTTCGAGACTTGTATTTCTCAAGAAGATTGCTCCTGCATGGCCCTCTTCACCAAACACCAAACATGGCAACTCCACCATCTAGTGGAATCCATGAAGAATCTCCGAACGACAACAGCTTCGACTCCAATGTCGTGATGGTCCTCTCAGTCCTATTGTGTGCCCTAATCTGCTCTCTAGGGTTGAATTCCATCATTAGGTGTGCACTAAGGTGCTCCAGTTTGGTGTCCTCGGAGGCCAATGGCCATAATGCGTCGGCTAGGCTAGCCAACACCGGAGTGAAGAAGAAGGCCTTGAAGACCTTCCCGGTCGTGAACTACTCGTCGGAATTGAAGCTGCCCGGGCTGGACGCTGAGTGCATAATCTGCCTCTCGGAATTCGCCACCAACGACCGGGTTCGGATCCTACCCAAGTGCCAGCACGGGTTCCACGTCCGATGCATTGACAAGTGGCTCAACTCGCACTCCTCGTGCCCAACTTGCAGGCACTGCCTGATCGAGACGTGCCAGAAGATCGTGGGCTGCGGCAGCGCTCAAGCAAGCACTTCAGCAccatcgccatcgccgcccACTCCAGCTATCCAGATTACCCTCGCGCCACTAGAGCCGGAGGGGCCAGTGCGCAATTATCGCGGGGTTAGCTAG